One Gloeothece verrucosa PCC 7822 DNA window includes the following coding sequences:
- a CDS encoding alpha/beta hydrolase → MSKKILNEDRSLAKKKSAQSFNFSLRRLPIIARLQKSPHRNKHLLSVTQTEEANKYLITPRRLVLPSFLQQKGIVLAVFCALIYTLPVKAAQTILFTYGPAKLSLRVESLELFAKDNIVNNNLAFYFRRTNRQQEEEFRQALTKRIELDPVVLSRFFNTEIGEAILNRFGRYVTLPGGRNGKFALRAAIISAALDPQQGLTLLNILRKLPTDVQLQGEQILGLARTIDKVVRATVLFTDVMARLSNEEAQKQQPPIDFSKLPDLRQPGAYGAEKIVMNLNDTARNRQFYVIVYKPQRWREGKTPLILFSHGLASRPEDFESLAQHLATYGYVVAMPQHPGSDLKQAKALIEGTSREVFDRDEFINRPKDISYVIDELERRNAREFGGRLDTNNVGIGGHSFGGYTALAVAGAEIDFDFLQEECERPFGGLNTSLLLQCRALALPRQVYNFRDPRIKMVVASNPVNSSIFGQKGLAKIEIPILLASGNYDPATPAVFEQVRSFVWLTTPNKFLALAEGQAHVDFSQLDAGITEVVESVEKLTLPSPDLLHSYRNGMLTAYFGAYLLNDPQYRSYFSSAYAAYLSQAEKFKLFFITSVSQPELEKAFAAFRTKER, encoded by the coding sequence ATGAGTAAAAAAATCCTCAATGAAGACAGATCCTTAGCGAAAAAAAAATCGGCTCAGTCTTTTAACTTCTCCCTGAGACGGTTACCGATAATAGCCAGATTACAGAAGTCCCCGCACAGGAATAAACATCTCTTGAGTGTGACTCAGACTGAGGAAGCAAACAAGTACCTGATCACTCCTCGTCGGTTGGTTTTGCCGTCGTTTCTTCAGCAAAAAGGGATAGTCTTGGCTGTTTTTTGTGCGTTAATTTATACGCTGCCAGTGAAAGCCGCACAGACAATATTGTTTACTTATGGTCCGGCTAAGTTATCGCTGAGGGTGGAGTCGTTAGAACTGTTTGCCAAGGACAACATCGTTAATAACAATCTGGCTTTTTATTTTAGGAGGACAAACCGGCAACAAGAAGAAGAATTCCGCCAAGCTTTAACTAAGCGTATTGAGCTTGATCCGGTGGTACTGTCTCGCTTTTTCAATACGGAAATTGGAGAAGCGATCTTAAACCGGTTTGGGAGATATGTTACCCTTCCTGGCGGTCGCAATGGAAAATTTGCCCTGCGTGCGGCGATTATCAGCGCGGCTTTAGATCCCCAACAAGGACTAACTTTACTCAATATTTTACGTAAATTACCGACAGATGTTCAATTGCAAGGAGAACAGATTTTAGGCTTGGCCAGAACTATTGACAAGGTCGTTCGAGCCACTGTGCTATTTACGGATGTTATGGCTCGCTTGTCCAATGAGGAGGCCCAAAAACAACAGCCACCTATTGATTTTTCTAAATTGCCAGACCTTCGCCAACCTGGTGCTTATGGTGCAGAAAAAATCGTCATGAACCTGAACGATACGGCGCGAAATCGTCAGTTTTATGTGATTGTCTATAAACCTCAACGATGGCGCGAGGGGAAAACACCCCTAATTCTCTTCTCTCACGGACTGGCTTCGAGGCCTGAAGACTTTGAAAGTTTGGCTCAACATTTGGCCACTTATGGCTATGTGGTTGCAATGCCTCAGCATCCTGGGAGTGATTTGAAACAGGCAAAAGCGTTAATAGAAGGGACTTCTAGAGAAGTTTTTGACCGGGATGAATTTATTAACCGACCTAAAGATATTAGTTATGTAATTGATGAACTCGAACGCCGCAACGCTAGAGAATTTGGCGGGCGCTTGGATACCAATAATGTGGGGATAGGGGGGCATTCTTTTGGGGGATATACGGCTTTAGCGGTAGCCGGGGCAGAAATTGATTTTGATTTTTTGCAAGAAGAATGTGAGCGTCCCTTTGGCGGACTGAATACGTCTTTATTGCTTCAGTGTCGCGCTTTAGCGTTACCGCGTCAAGTTTATAATTTCCGTGACCCTCGCATAAAAATGGTGGTGGCCAGTAATCCGGTTAACAGTAGTATTTTTGGTCAAAAAGGACTGGCTAAAATTGAAATTCCGATCCTTTTGGCTTCGGGAAATTACGATCCGGCCACTCCGGCAGTTTTTGAACAAGTGCGTTCTTTTGTTTGGTTGACGACACCGAATAAGTTTTTAGCGTTGGCAGAAGGACAGGCGCACGTTGATTTTTCTCAACTTGATGCGGGTATTACCGAAGTGGTGGAGTCTGTGGAAAAGTTGACTTTACCGAGTCCGGATTTACTTCATAGCTATCGTAATGGTATGCTCACGGCTTACTTTGGGGCTTATCTGCTCAATGATCCTCAATATCGCTCTTATTTTAGTTCAGCTTATGCGGCTTATCTCTCTCAAGCAGAAAAGTTTAAACTCTTTTTTATCACTTCGGTTTCTCAACCTGAGTTAGAAAAAGCGTTCGCCGCGTTCAGAACGAAAGAAAGGTAG
- a CDS encoding TldD/PmbA family protein, with protein MPKVEEIANYAQTSAQKIGIEKFDIYGSLIDETSAEVFGGKPKQVEAANRSTVIVRVWNKDNLVGVTTTTDVDALGLDLALKTAYEASQFGVKENIPDFSPEAKAPTADIKIERLPQAPAATLIEKLIAAEKTLMDAHPAIVAVPYNGIGQQDVERFYLNSEGALRQESRSYASIYLYTKTEQEGKKPRSAGAIKISRSLNNLDIDGCLKEAAKKTISHLDYKPIKTAQYRVVFSPKAFLSLLGAFSNLYNAQSILDKQSLSTPDSLGKQIASSWLSVYDDALYPDNISVETFDGEGTPTRRVPLIEKGILTGFLHSVGTAKRMNAQPTGNADLGAKVSISPNYYHVLAGETNGESLSLDKAENVVLIDSVQALHAGVNALQGSFSLPFDGWLVNNGELTSIDSATVAGDFLKLLESIIFVEPEAEVTPRGVCPRVWVDKLSITGE; from the coding sequence ATGCCCAAAGTCGAAGAAATTGCCAACTACGCCCAAACCAGCGCCCAAAAAATAGGAATAGAAAAATTTGATATCTATGGTTCCTTAATAGATGAAACCAGTGCAGAAGTTTTTGGCGGCAAACCAAAACAAGTAGAAGCCGCTAACCGTTCTACAGTGATTGTACGGGTTTGGAATAAAGATAACTTAGTCGGAGTCACCACCACTACAGATGTTGACGCATTGGGCCTAGATTTAGCCCTAAAAACCGCTTATGAAGCTAGTCAGTTTGGCGTAAAAGAAAATATACCTGACTTTAGCCCCGAAGCCAAAGCCCCAACCGCAGACATCAAAATCGAAAGATTACCTCAAGCGCCTGCTGCAACCTTAATTGAAAAATTAATTGCCGCCGAAAAAACCTTAATGGATGCACACCCGGCCATTGTTGCAGTCCCTTATAATGGCATCGGACAACAAGATGTGGAGCGCTTCTATCTTAACAGCGAAGGAGCCTTGCGGCAGGAATCTCGTTCTTATGCCTCGATTTATCTATATACCAAAACCGAACAAGAAGGTAAAAAACCCCGCAGTGCTGGCGCTATTAAAATCAGCCGCAGCTTAAATAATTTAGATATTGATGGATGTCTCAAAGAAGCCGCCAAAAAAACCATCAGTCACTTAGATTATAAACCGATTAAAACTGCTCAATATCGGGTGGTTTTCTCTCCTAAAGCCTTTTTAAGCTTACTGGGGGCTTTTTCTAATCTGTACAATGCTCAAAGTATTCTCGATAAACAAAGTCTTTCTACCCCTGACTCTTTAGGAAAACAAATCGCCTCTTCTTGGTTATCGGTGTATGATGATGCACTGTACCCAGACAATATCTCAGTAGAAACCTTTGACGGCGAAGGAACTCCTACTCGTCGAGTTCCCCTGATCGAAAAAGGTATTCTCACCGGTTTTCTCCATAGTGTAGGAACAGCCAAACGGATGAACGCTCAACCCACTGGTAATGCTGACTTAGGAGCAAAAGTGAGCATTAGTCCAAATTATTATCATGTCTTGGCCGGAGAAACCAATGGCGAAAGTTTGAGTTTAGATAAAGCCGAAAATGTGGTTCTCATTGATAGTGTTCAAGCGCTTCATGCCGGAGTGAATGCTTTACAGGGATCATTTTCTTTGCCGTTTGATGGTTGGTTGGTTAATAATGGGGAATTAACCAGTATCGACTCCGCTACCGTAGCCGGTGATTTTCTCAAACTCTTAGAGTCGATCATTTTTGTCGAACCCGAAGCAGAAGTTACCCCTAGAGGCGTTTGTCCGCGAGTTTGGGTGGATAAACTTTCTATTACCGGTGAATAA